One genomic region from Muriicola soli encodes:
- the carA gene encoding glutamine-hydrolyzing carbamoyl-phosphate synthase small subunit — MKYQTKKKALILLADGTIFYGKSVGNAEGTAFGEVCFNTGMTGYQEIFTDPSYFGQLMVMTNAHIGNYGANNEEVESNSVKIAGLICKNFSYDYSRPDADESLLEFLNTNKLLAISDVDTRALVSYIRDHGAMNAVISTRVDEIDALKAELSNIPSMEGLELASKVSVTKPYFFGEKDAKYRIAALDIGIKKNILRNLAARDAYIKVFPYDTPFSELQSWNPDGYFISNGPGDPEPLKEVIETAKEIIAQDKPLFGICLGHQIIALANGVSTYKMFNGHRGINHPVINFETGKGEITSQNHGFAINREETEAHPELIITHEHLNDHTVAGIRMKNKNVFSVQYHPEASPGPHDASYLFDQFFQLIEEYSRSNVPV; from the coding sequence TTTTTACGGTAAATCGGTAGGTAATGCCGAAGGGACAGCCTTTGGTGAAGTGTGTTTTAACACGGGGATGACGGGATACCAGGAAATTTTTACCGATCCGTCTTATTTTGGACAGTTAATGGTGATGACCAATGCCCATATTGGAAATTACGGGGCCAATAACGAAGAAGTAGAGTCGAATTCCGTAAAGATTGCCGGACTCATATGCAAGAATTTCAGTTACGATTACTCCAGGCCGGATGCAGACGAGAGTCTCCTTGAGTTTCTGAACACCAACAAATTGCTTGCTATTTCCGATGTAGATACACGTGCACTGGTAAGTTATATCCGCGACCATGGAGCGATGAACGCTGTGATTTCAACCAGAGTAGACGAAATAGATGCCCTTAAAGCCGAATTGAGTAATATACCCAGTATGGAAGGCCTTGAGCTGGCATCAAAGGTATCTGTTACGAAACCTTATTTCTTCGGGGAAAAAGATGCCAAATACAGGATAGCTGCATTAGACATCGGGATTAAAAAAAATATTCTCAGAAATCTCGCAGCCAGAGACGCGTATATTAAAGTCTTTCCATATGATACTCCTTTCTCGGAGCTACAATCCTGGAATCCTGACGGGTACTTTATTTCAAATGGCCCTGGTGATCCTGAACCTCTGAAAGAAGTTATAGAGACCGCCAAAGAGATCATTGCCCAGGACAAACCCTTATTCGGCATATGTCTGGGTCATCAGATCATCGCCCTTGCAAACGGAGTTTCTACTTACAAGATGTTTAACGGACATAGGGGAATTAATCACCCGGTAATCAATTTCGAGACAGGGAAAGGGGAAATCACTTCTCAGAATCACGGATTTGCCATCAACAGGGAGGAAACAGAAGCGCATCCGGAATTAATAATCACCCACGAGCATCTCAATGACCATACCGTGGCAGGGATACGCATGAAAAACAAAAATGTCTTTTCCGTGCAGTATCATCCCGAAGCAAGTCCGGGACCGCATGACGCTTCCTACTTATTCGATCAGTTTTTTCAATTGATTGAGGAGTATTCCAGAAGCAATGTTCCTGTCTAG
- the eno gene encoding phosphopyruvate hydratase: protein MSIILDVHARQIFDSRGNPTVEVDVVTQNGVMGRAAVPSGASTGEHEAVELRDGGKAFMGKGVMKAVENVNTEIADKIRGMMVDDQNLIDQTMIALDGTPNKSKLGANAILGVSLAVAKAAANEMGMSLYRYVGGVSANTLPVPMMNIINGGSHSDAPIAFQEFMVMPVKAKTFSHAIQMGTEIFHHLKKVLHDRGLSTAVGDEGGFAPTLKGTEDALDTIGIAVKNAGYSFGDEVMVALDCAAAEFYVNGKYDYTKFEGDKGAVRSSEEQAKYLAALCDKYPIISIEDGMDENDWNGWKILSDLVGDKVQLVGDDLFVTNVTRLSRGISEGIANSILIKVNQIGTLTETIAAVNMAKNAGYTSVMSHRSGETEDNTIADLAVALNTGQIKTGSASRSDRMAKYNQLLRIEEELGEVAHYPGVNAFKIGH from the coding sequence ATGAGTATTATATTAGATGTGCACGCCCGACAAATATTCGACTCCAGGGGTAATCCAACAGTGGAGGTGGATGTAGTGACACAAAATGGAGTAATGGGCCGGGCTGCCGTTCCTTCAGGTGCTTCTACCGGAGAACACGAAGCTGTGGAATTACGGGATGGTGGAAAAGCATTTATGGGGAAAGGCGTAATGAAAGCTGTGGAGAATGTAAATACAGAGATCGCCGATAAGATTAGGGGAATGATGGTGGATGATCAGAATCTGATTGATCAGACCATGATCGCACTCGATGGTACTCCAAACAAATCTAAACTCGGAGCAAATGCCATCCTGGGTGTTTCGCTTGCCGTTGCCAAAGCTGCTGCTAACGAAATGGGAATGTCTTTATACAGGTATGTAGGCGGAGTAAGTGCTAATACGCTTCCCGTTCCCATGATGAATATCATCAACGGCGGTTCGCATTCGGATGCGCCCATTGCCTTTCAGGAATTTATGGTAATGCCCGTAAAGGCAAAAACGTTTTCTCATGCCATTCAAATGGGAACTGAAATATTCCACCATTTGAAAAAGGTGTTGCACGACCGGGGATTAAGTACAGCTGTAGGAGATGAAGGCGGATTTGCACCAACCCTCAAGGGCACAGAGGACGCCTTGGACACCATAGGCATTGCCGTAAAGAATGCAGGCTATTCCTTTGGGGATGAGGTTATGGTGGCTCTCGATTGCGCTGCTGCAGAGTTTTACGTAAACGGAAAATACGACTATACCAAGTTTGAAGGGGATAAGGGAGCTGTGAGATCTTCGGAAGAACAGGCGAAATACCTGGCAGCCCTTTGTGACAAATACCCAATAATTTCTATTGAGGACGGAATGGATGAGAACGATTGGAACGGATGGAAGATCCTTTCGGACCTGGTAGGCGATAAGGTTCAGTTGGTTGGTGATGATCTCTTTGTGACCAACGTGACAAGACTTTCACGAGGTATTTCAGAAGGTATTGCCAATTCCATCCTGATCAAGGTTAACCAGATAGGAACCCTAACGGAAACAATTGCAGCTGTAAATATGGCCAAAAATGCAGGCTACACCAGCGTGATGTCTCACCGATCGGGTGAAACCGAGGACAATACCATAGCCGATTTGGCAGTTGCACTAAACACAGGACAGATAAAAACAGGTTCTGCCTCTCGATCAGACCGGATGGCAAAGTACAACCAGTTGTTGCGCATTGAGGAAGAACTGGGCGAGGTTGCCCATTATCCAGGCGTCAATGCCTTTAAAATAGGCCATTAG